The Intestinibaculum porci DNA window CCTTCAATGCATGGGAGTCCCACTCTTGTATGGGACAGCTTAACTTCCTTGTTTTCACTTTCAAAGAACAGCGTCATATTAACCTTTCCTTTTCGATCTTCCGCCATTTTTGAAACCAAAACCTCATGACCCTTAACGATTACATTTCTATTACCCTTAAGTCTAATGACAAAGTCATCATCCGGGTGTTCTGCAAAATATTTAAAGAAGGTATTTGAATCATATCCTCTATCAAAAATGCCTGAAATAGGATGCTTAAGTATGGTTTTCATTGCGTCAAGTGATTTAATCGTTTCATCAGGCATAGACTTATGTCCATTAGAATCAGTAGAATAGATGTAGCTATATAATGGTATCGGCTGTTTATTGTTTGAAGAGAGCGCCACCGCCTCACAAACATGATATCCATTAACTAGTGTTGTCTTGGGCTGACTTGCATCTCTTACACGGCAAAGGTCCTCGAACTTTTTGCCATATGGCTTAGCGATTTCACTGTCATCAAACAGAACAACAACCTTGTCATCCTTATCGATAAAGACATTTTCTCTAACGATGGCGTAGTAGTTGTTTTTGATCGTTTCAATTTCGTCTTCTTCTATGTTTTCCATATTATCGCAAAGTCTTTCGGATGTGTTTTTTAACTTAATGCTTTCATCAAGAGCTCTAGCTATTTCGGTAGTAAGCACAGAAGTTTTCTTGGCTATTCCATACTGCATATCGAGCACGAAGTTGCTCGTAGCCTTTTTTAAATTTTTTGATATTTTGGAACTGAATATGGTGATTTCTCTTTTTATCTCGTATACGTCTGTAGTATAATAACTCATAGGGGAAGTCTCCTTTTTATTATGTTTACTTACTCAACTTTATTATAAATGAAAAGTGAGATTTCCCGCAATAATTCAAAAGAAATTGGAAAAATTGCCCACTGTCTTGTGGTGTCTATCATTCCAATTTTTTTAGCCTTTGTGGACAGAACGACTAAAACTAGGGCGTGAAGTCCAGCCTTTTGTGAATATCTTATAGAAACAGTCAAAAATCACCGCCGAGAAGATTCATGGCGGTGAATAACTTTTAAAAATGCAGTTTTTTCAATTAAAAATTGTGAATAAGTTTTTTCGAATATTTCTGTTCGAATCTGATTATATTTTATATTTCTTTTGAATACCGGAACTCAAATATCCTTTGTATAAGGAATTCCTTCACAAATGGTTGTGTTGTGAAAATAAACGAAATCTTCAGCCATAATTCTGAACTGATCAATTGTTAATACAGCTTTCTTGTGATGATCGGAATCGTGGCGCTTCTTAATAAGTCCGGCTTTATGCATCATTGGATCGATCATCTTTTCAAAAGTTCCAAAAGAACGTTCAACGATCGGTTTCAGAGAAGCTACACCTGCTGGTGAAAAACAAAAATTAATTCCTAATGCTCTAGCACATCTTCTTGCTTCCTTAGATACAAAATCTGAACCATTATCAGTCATCACTCTTTCAGGAAGAATTCCATATGGAATTGCATATTTAGGAGCATTGGGATGTCTCATAAGCAGCTCACTCTTTGGATCAATTAAGCACTCATATACTCTATTCATTGCAATGACTGCGTTATTATCAAAAGATGCC harbors:
- a CDS encoding transposase, whose amino-acid sequence is MSYYTTDVYEIKREITIFSSKISKNLKKATSNFVLDMQYGIAKKTSVLTTEIARALDESIKLKNTSERLCDNMENIEEDEIETIKNNYYAIVRENVFIDKDDKVVVLFDDSEIAKPYGKKFEDLCRVRDASQPKTTLVNGYHVCEAVALSSNNKQPIPLYSYIYSTDSNGHKSMPDETIKSLDAMKTILKHPISGIFDRGYDSNTFFKYFAEHPDDDFVIRLKGNRNVIVKGHEVLVSKMAEDRKGKVNMTLFFESENKEVKLSHTRVGLPCIEGSKKAYTIIFCYGLSEEEPLLLITNRHVNDKKDVITIVREYFYRWRIEENFRHTKSEYDWENMRVRTLKKMNVLNLMLMIRVGHVALMANKVDESLLAIKMIERSKSLRADVCVWIYQITRGIKEALAYAQKGIQRFKRIEKRKPSRQLEIWEFL